One Syntrophales bacterium DNA window includes the following coding sequences:
- the cas5c gene encoding type I-C CRISPR-associated protein Cas5c, whose amino-acid sequence MNNSVDFKVHGKFALFTDPLTKIGGEKCSYHVPTYEALKGIAKSIYWKPTFVWVIDKVRIMKRIRTQSKSMKPLDFSGGNSLAIYTYLADVEYQVRAHFVWNPFREDMAKDRIDGKHWSVANRMIDRGGRQDIFFGTRECQGYVEQCVFGDGKGVYDDAGELAFGLMFHGFDYPDEIGKNELWSRFSRPVMKDGIIEFDRPKDCTIRKLVREMIPKPPKSVGLEEEGLCHELD is encoded by the coding sequence ATGAATAACAGCGTTGATTTCAAAGTGCACGGGAAATTCGCACTCTTTACCGACCCGTTGACCAAGATTGGCGGCGAGAAATGTTCTTACCATGTGCCGACCTATGAGGCGCTCAAAGGAATAGCGAAGTCAATATATTGGAAGCCGACCTTCGTCTGGGTCATCGACAAAGTGCGGATTATGAAAAGGATACGGACGCAATCGAAAAGCATGAAGCCCCTTGATTTCAGTGGTGGAAATTCGCTCGCCATTTATACCTACCTTGCCGATGTCGAATATCAGGTGAGGGCGCATTTCGTGTGGAACCCTTTCCGCGAGGACATGGCGAAAGACCGCATCGACGGAAAGCATTGGAGCGTTGCCAATAGGATGATTGATCGGGGCGGCAGGCAAGACATTTTTTTCGGGACGAGGGAGTGCCAAGGCTATGTCGAGCAATGTGTATTCGGTGACGGCAAAGGAGTATACGACGATGCTGGAGAACTCGCTTTTGGTCTCATGTTTCATGGCTTTGATTATCCTGATGAGATCGGAAAGAATGAACTCTGGAGCAGGTTCAGCAGGCCGGTGATGAAAGACGGCATTATTGAATTCGATAGACCCAAAGATTGTACCATCCGAAAACTTGTTCGCGAGATGATACCCAAGCCGCCCAAGTCCGTGGGTCTCGAAGAGGAGGGGCTTTGCCATGAGTTGGATTGA